From Geovibrio ferrireducens, one genomic window encodes:
- a CDS encoding nitrilase-related carbon-nitrogen hydrolase, whose translation MKISLVQPDMCWEDKPATKKRIEALLSAADIDADLMIFPEMTLTGFSMDSAKTGCDEADRDFFAAIANRFSCAVTYGSVENGFNCQHTLDKNGNDIACYRKIHLFSFAGEDKFYSKGGETLTFELNGARITPFICYDLRFAYLFWDKAAETDIFLVNASWPASRSLHWKSLLRARAIENQAFVIGVNRTGSDPKASYSGDSAVYSPLGEAVLECGSAEGVFSTDIDFAAAAETRSFFPFGRDRLR comes from the coding sequence ATGAAAATCTCCCTCGTCCAGCCTGATATGTGCTGGGAAGATAAACCTGCAACAAAAAAACGGATAGAGGCCCTTCTGAGTGCCGCCGATATTGATGCGGATCTGATGATATTTCCCGAAATGACTCTTACCGGATTTTCCATGGACAGTGCGAAGACAGGCTGTGACGAAGCGGACAGAGACTTTTTTGCCGCCATAGCAAACCGCTTTTCCTGCGCCGTGACATATGGCTCAGTCGAAAACGGCTTTAACTGCCAGCACACTTTGGACAAAAACGGAAACGACATTGCCTGCTACAGAAAAATCCATCTTTTCAGCTTTGCCGGTGAGGATAAGTTTTACTCAAAAGGGGGCGAAACCCTGACTTTTGAGCTTAACGGAGCAAGGATAACACCGTTCATATGCTATGATCTCCGATTTGCTTACCTATTCTGGGATAAGGCTGCGGAAACAGATATATTTCTGGTAAATGCAAGCTGGCCAGCTTCAAGAAGCCTCCACTGGAAAAGCCTTCTGCGCGCCAGAGCCATAGAAAATCAGGCCTTTGTCATAGGTGTGAACAGAACGGGCAGCGATCCGAAAGCGTCATACTCCGGCGATTCTGCCGTTTACAGCCCTCTGGGTGAGGCTGTGCTTGAATGCGGAAGCGCCGAAGGGGTATTCAGCACCGACATTGACTTTGCAGCAGCAGCCGAAACAAGAAGCTTTTTCCCTTTCGGACGTGACAGGCTGAGGTAA
- a CDS encoding glycosyltransferase family 4 protein translates to MVFLISLAVNMVIIVLARKYQFMMDCENSTKPQKFHFAATPRVGGVSIMAAALFMLSDPLGRMILLASSPIFLIGLFEDISGAVSPKIRLLFMIIGSIIAVMTLDVLISQIDFLKFPYYIAMLFTLFSLVGVTNSINIIDGLHGLASGASIVALFALFTVAYNVGDVQLSRLIAIIIIGVCGFFVWVYPWGKIFLGDGGAYFLGFMLAVFSTLLVNRNEEVSVWFPLAVLIFPIWEVIFSIFRRKVIRKGDALSADRLHLHSLLYKRTRFSNSVASGILLLIYIAYQLLTVHFYKSSPVLVLFIIAFIIGYHFSYIKLVRFGFSLKSTK, encoded by the coding sequence ATGGTCTTTTTAATTTCGCTGGCAGTAAATATGGTTATTATTGTGCTGGCCAGAAAATATCAGTTTATGATGGATTGTGAGAACAGCACTAAGCCGCAGAAGTTCCATTTTGCGGCTACACCCAGAGTAGGCGGAGTGAGCATTATGGCCGCCGCTCTTTTTATGCTTTCAGACCCTTTGGGAAGAATGATTCTGCTTGCTTCGTCACCGATATTTCTCATCGGACTGTTTGAGGATATTTCAGGCGCTGTTTCCCCTAAAATCCGGCTGCTTTTTATGATAATAGGTTCCATCATCGCAGTGATGACTCTTGATGTTCTGATAAGCCAGATAGATTTTCTGAAATTTCCTTATTATATAGCAATGTTATTCACGTTGTTTTCCCTTGTCGGGGTTACAAATTCCATCAATATTATCGACGGGCTTCACGGTCTGGCATCCGGGGCATCTATAGTTGCGCTGTTTGCTCTTTTCACTGTTGCTTATAATGTCGGCGATGTTCAGCTCAGCAGGCTTATTGCCATAATAATTATAGGTGTCTGCGGCTTTTTTGTCTGGGTTTATCCATGGGGCAAAATATTTCTCGGTGACGGCGGCGCGTATTTTCTGGGTTTTATGCTCGCTGTTTTCTCCACCCTGCTTGTTAACAGAAATGAGGAAGTTTCAGTTTGGTTTCCCCTTGCAGTACTCATTTTCCCGATATGGGAAGTCATCTTTTCGATTTTCCGCCGTAAGGTAATAAGAAAAGGGGATGCCTTAAGTGCGGACAGGCTTCATCTGCATTCTCTGCTTTATAAAAGAACAAGATTTTCCAACTCTGTGGCTTCCGGCATACTTCTGCTTATTTATATCGCATACCAGCTTCTCACAGTTCACTTTTATAAGTCATCACCGGTGCTTGTGCTTTTCATTATTGCTTTTATCATAGGCTATCACTTTTCATATATAAAGCTGGTAAGATTCGGATTTTCACTGAAAAGCACAAAGTAG
- the fumC gene encoding class II fumarate hydratase — MSFRIEKDTMGEIKVANENYWAAQTQRSLQNFRIGTEKMPAELIKAFAVLKRSLAVVNNKLGKLDDEKTMAIVKTCDEILEGKLADQFPLAVWQTGSGTQTNMNLNEVIASRATEILGGDFRTKRLIHPNDHVNMSQSSNDTFPTAMHIAAVAEVEDLLLPAVRRLTETLAKKRDEFAGIVKIGRTHLQDATPLTLGQEFSGYVAMLETNYTQIERSLEYVRELAIGGTAVGTGINAHPKLGVMASEEISSFTGRRFVSAPNKFQALTSHDALVYASGAAKSLAANLMKIANDIRWLASGPRCGIGELTIPENEPGSSIMPGKVNPTQSEAVTMVACQVFGNDAAIAFGASQGNFELNVFKPVIIYNFLQSVRLLADSMDSFNEHCAVGIEANKGVIDSYLKNSLMLVTALNPYIGYENAAKIAKTAYKENSTLKETAVKLGLLTAEEFDKYVIPEEMVTPKE; from the coding sequence ATGAGCTTCAGAATCGAAAAAGATACAATGGGAGAAATCAAAGTTGCCAATGAAAATTACTGGGCAGCGCAGACTCAGAGAAGCCTTCAGAATTTCCGTATAGGCACGGAAAAGATGCCCGCGGAACTTATAAAGGCTTTCGCTGTTCTGAAAAGATCTCTGGCAGTGGTGAACAACAAGCTGGGCAAGCTGGATGATGAAAAAACAATGGCGATTGTTAAAACCTGCGATGAAATACTGGAAGGAAAGCTCGCAGACCAGTTCCCCCTTGCTGTATGGCAGACAGGCAGCGGAACACAGACGAATATGAATCTTAACGAAGTCATAGCCAGCAGGGCAACGGAGATCCTCGGCGGCGATTTCCGCACTAAAAGGCTGATCCACCCCAATGACCATGTAAACATGTCCCAGAGTTCCAATGATACCTTCCCCACAGCCATGCACATTGCTGCGGTTGCTGAGGTTGAGGATCTGCTTCTTCCTGCTGTCAGACGGCTGACAGAGACTCTGGCGAAGAAGAGGGATGAATTCGCGGGGATTGTGAAAATCGGCCGTACCCACCTTCAGGACGCTACACCTCTCACCCTTGGGCAGGAGTTCAGCGGTTATGTGGCCATGCTTGAAACCAACTACACGCAGATTGAGCGTTCGCTGGAATATGTCCGTGAGCTTGCGATAGGCGGAACAGCGGTGGGAACAGGGATCAATGCTCACCCGAAACTCGGCGTGATGGCATCCGAGGAGATAAGCTCATTCACGGGAAGGCGCTTCGTCTCCGCACCGAACAAGTTTCAGGCGCTCACATCCCACGATGCCCTTGTTTATGCCAGCGGTGCGGCAAAGTCTCTGGCTGCAAACCTCATGAAGATAGCGAATGACATCCGCTGGCTTGCCTCCGGCCCCAGATGCGGAATCGGAGAACTGACAATACCCGAAAACGAGCCGGGAAGCTCAATAATGCCCGGCAAGGTGAACCCCACTCAGTCGGAAGCAGTGACTATGGTTGCGTGCCAGGTATTCGGTAATGATGCTGCCATAGCCTTCGGCGCAAGTCAGGGGAACTTTGAGCTTAATGTATTCAAACCTGTGATAATTTATAACTTCCTCCAGTCTGTGAGGCTGCTTGCGGACAGTATGGACTCCTTCAACGAGCATTGCGCTGTGGGGATAGAGGCTAATAAAGGGGTTATAGACAGCTATCTGAAAAACTCGCTGATGCTTGTGACCGCCCTTAATCCGTACATAGGGTATGAGAACGCGGCTAAGATCGCAAAAACTGCTTATAAGGAGAACTCAACTCTGAAAGAAACAGCTGTTAAGCTTGGTCTTCTGACCGCAGAGGAGTTTGATAAGTACGTTATACCGGAAGAGATGGTTACGCCGAAGGAATAA
- a CDS encoding response regulator: MYEVSDLLEEMNERKPLVLIVDDVPKNIQLLSLILSRKNYEIAFAVSGEQALEMLESISPELILLDIVMPGMDGFEVCEKIKANPVTEGIPIIFLTGRAAAEDIKKGFQTGAVDYISKPFNSEELLARVKTHIELKRNQDVKDALIALLQKTVARFRDIADIVPGAPAASGTDEIALIIEKFVREKI, translated from the coding sequence ATGTACGAAGTGAGCGACCTTCTGGAAGAAATGAACGAGCGCAAGCCCCTTGTGCTTATTGTGGATGATGTCCCGAAAAATATTCAGCTTCTCAGCCTGATTCTTTCGCGGAAGAATTACGAAATAGCCTTCGCGGTCAGCGGTGAACAGGCCCTTGAAATGCTTGAGAGCATAAGCCCGGAGCTTATACTCCTTGATATAGTTATGCCCGGTATGGACGGCTTCGAGGTATGCGAGAAGATCAAGGCGAACCCGGTGACAGAAGGGATTCCTATTATTTTTCTTACCGGCCGCGCAGCCGCTGAGGATATAAAAAAGGGCTTCCAGACCGGAGCGGTTGACTATATTTCAAAGCCATTCAACTCCGAGGAGCTCCTCGCCAGAGTGAAAACCCATATAGAACTCAAGCGGAATCAGGATGTTAAGGATGCGCTGATAGCGCTGCTCCAGAAAACTGTGGCGCGCTTCCGTGATATAGCGGACATAGTGCCCGGTGCTCCGGCGGCTTCCGGAACTGATGAGATAGCCTTGATAATCGAAAAGTTTGTCAGAGAAAAAATATAG
- a CDS encoding FumA C-terminus/TtdB family hydratase beta subunit: MIKLKTPISEETARSLKVGDEVLLTGTIVTARDAAHKLMVEERPDFIREHLFGSVIYHCGPVVKKDEKGSYSFVAAGPTTSSREEPYQADVIEEYKVRAVIGKGGMGPKTADGLKKTGAVYLHAVGGAGSLIAKKVTSVDTVYKLEEFGTPEAFWVIQVEDFPCVVTMDSHGGSLHKDIMEMSGSIAKELMEK, translated from the coding sequence ATGATTAAGCTGAAAACTCCTATTTCTGAGGAAACGGCAAGAAGCCTCAAAGTCGGCGATGAGGTTCTTCTCACCGGAACAATAGTTACAGCAAGAGACGCCGCACACAAACTCATGGTTGAGGAAAGACCCGATTTCATAAGAGAGCATCTTTTCGGCTCCGTTATCTATCACTGCGGCCCTGTTGTGAAAAAAGATGAGAAAGGCAGCTACTCATTCGTAGCGGCAGGTCCCACCACTTCTTCAAGGGAAGAGCCTTATCAGGCTGATGTTATAGAGGAATACAAAGTCCGCGCCGTAATAGGCAAGGGCGGTATGGGCCCCAAAACAGCAGACGGCCTCAAAAAAACAGGCGCTGTTTATCTCCACGCAGTGGGCGGCGCGGGTTCTCTTATCGCTAAGAAAGTTACCAGCGTTGACACTGTTTACAAACTTGAGGAATTCGGAACACCTGAGGCCTTCTGGGTTATTCAGGTTGAGGACTTCCCCTGCGTTGTGACTATGGACTCCCATGGCGGCAGCCTCCACAAAGACATTATGGAAATGTCCGGCAGCATAGCCAAAGAACTCATGGAAAAATAA
- a CDS encoding DUF4405 domain-containing protein: protein MFKKVLRKTVSLTALFSFIIVAFSGTVIMLTPPGRLAEWAVWRVLGLTKEQHTNIHLAAACLFIITMILHIWLNWKSIWAYIKGRSAVKASGELLFSLVLTAFVIWGTLAYLPPFSTGFLALENYLDHYEDTIENPPFGHAELAPLDGLINRMGFDQEQSLILLEKEGIKVESPSSTLKKIAAENRVSPAKIYGIIKTTKKEQNSTEPQPAQEEPLSGLGRMGLGTLANKMGMSPEKAVELLKVKGIEASADEKVKDIAEKAGMLPMDVYDYLKENM, encoded by the coding sequence ATGTTTAAAAAGGTACTGCGGAAAACGGTTTCATTAACAGCTTTATTTTCATTCATTATTGTGGCATTCAGCGGAACAGTGATTATGCTAACCCCTCCGGGGCGTCTGGCAGAGTGGGCAGTCTGGCGGGTGCTGGGTCTCACAAAGGAGCAGCACACTAATATACACCTTGCTGCCGCCTGTCTCTTTATTATCACCATGATTCTGCACATCTGGCTTAACTGGAAGTCCATATGGGCATATATCAAAGGCAGAAGCGCCGTAAAAGCCAGCGGGGAGCTTCTGTTCTCCCTTGTCCTCACGGCATTTGTCATATGGGGCACACTTGCCTACCTGCCGCCTTTCAGCACAGGTTTTCTGGCGCTGGAAAATTATCTGGATCACTATGAGGACACCATAGAAAATCCTCCGTTCGGTCACGCGGAGCTTGCCCCCCTTGACGGCCTGATTAACAGAATGGGCTTTGATCAGGAGCAGTCACTCATACTTCTTGAGAAGGAAGGGATAAAAGTTGAAAGCCCTTCATCGACTCTCAAAAAGATTGCAGCGGAAAACAGGGTAAGCCCTGCGAAAATTTACGGAATAATCAAAACAACAAAGAAAGAGCAGAACAGCACCGAACCTCAGCCTGCGCAGGAGGAACCTCTGTCGGGGCTGGGCAGAATGGGGCTTGGCACTCTGGCAAACAAGATGGGCATGTCCCCGGAAAAGGCTGTGGAACTTCTTAAAGTAAAAGGTATTGAGGCCTCGGCTGATGAAAAGGTAAAAGATATAGCCGAAAAAGCTGGCATGCTGCCTATGGATGTTTATGATTATCTGAAAGAAAATATGTAA
- the galE gene encoding UDP-glucose 4-epimerase GalE, with protein sequence MQNIIVAGGAGYIGSHMVKMLSSAGFNPVTVDNLSTGHRDSVLYGDFEECDIADSVRMGRIFEEYNPAAVIHFAAFSLVGESVSKPDKYYRNNVSGTLSLLDTMRRHACDRFIFSSTAAVFGNPEYLPIDELHPKTPVNPYGRTKLMTEQALGDYAEAYGLRYVIFRYFNAAGHDESGDLKERHSPETHLLPLVVQAAKGERSHIALYGDDYDTPDGTCVRDYIHVNDLCAAHLAGIKYLENGGEPADFNLGNGNGFSVKEIIDKVRLVSGTDFEVKTEGRRAGDPASLVADSSKARHVLGWQPEYTDIEDIIKTVWKTV encoded by the coding sequence ATGCAGAATATAATTGTTGCCGGAGGAGCAGGCTACATAGGCTCTCACATGGTGAAGATGCTCAGCAGCGCAGGGTTTAATCCTGTTACCGTGGATAATCTTTCCACCGGACACCGTGATTCGGTTCTGTACGGCGATTTTGAGGAGTGCGATATAGCCGATTCGGTGCGGATGGGCAGAATATTCGAGGAATACAATCCGGCCGCGGTGATCCATTTTGCCGCATTTTCCCTTGTGGGTGAATCTGTAAGCAAGCCTGATAAATATTACCGGAATAACGTATCCGGCACTCTGAGCCTTCTGGATACAATGCGCAGACACGCCTGTGACAGATTTATATTCAGCTCCACAGCGGCAGTTTTCGGAAACCCCGAATACCTGCCCATAGACGAACTGCACCCGAAAACCCCTGTCAACCCATACGGCAGAACCAAGCTGATGACAGAGCAGGCGCTGGGTGACTATGCTGAGGCTTACGGGCTCAGGTATGTGATATTCAGATACTTTAACGCCGCCGGACATGATGAGTCAGGTGATCTTAAGGAACGGCACAGCCCGGAAACCCACCTGTTGCCTCTTGTGGTTCAGGCTGCCAAGGGTGAGAGAAGCCATATAGCTCTTTACGGTGACGACTACGATACGCCGGACGGAACCTGTGTGCGCGACTATATACACGTAAATGACCTCTGCGCAGCCCATCTGGCAGGGATAAAATATCTTGAGAACGGCGGGGAACCGGCGGATTTCAACCTCGGAAACGGTAACGGGTTTTCGGTCAAAGAGATTATAGATAAAGTTAGGCTTGTCAGCGGCACGGATTTTGAAGTAAAAACCGAAGGCAGAAGAGCGGGCGATCCGGCTTCGCTGGTAGCGGACAGCTCCAAGGCCAGACATGTTTTAGGCTGGCAGCCGGAATATACCGATATTGAAGATATAATAAAAACTGTTTGGAAAACGGTTTAA
- a CDS encoding RluA family pseudouridine synthase, whose amino-acid sequence MIDFSTDIIAETENWVAVSKPHGLHVLPDRYDSSIPTVHDILHERYGKLYTVHRIDSGTGGILLLAKNAAAHRYLNIQMEESRVDKAYLAITKGIFPHPVSLMLPIAAKNQKGRYRINFKSGRSARTSFFPLGNGGGASLVAAQLHTGRTHQIRVHLRAHGHPLASDWLYGDRSDDRQLTLFAKYMNFIDIDGTRVILYAELSRFMTDTLKKFGIDKDTACKIREVVL is encoded by the coding sequence ATGATTGATTTCAGTACGGACATCATAGCTGAAACGGAAAACTGGGTGGCGGTGAGCAAACCCCACGGCCTCCACGTTCTTCCGGACAGATATGACAGTTCGATTCCGACAGTTCACGATATTCTCCATGAGCGTTACGGAAAGCTCTACACTGTCCACAGGATCGATTCCGGCACAGGCGGGATTCTGCTTCTTGCAAAGAATGCAGCCGCCCACCGTTATCTTAACATTCAAATGGAAGAGAGCAGGGTGGATAAAGCGTATTTAGCCATTACCAAAGGAATATTCCCGCATCCTGTCTCACTGATGCTGCCCATCGCTGCCAAAAATCAGAAAGGGCGCTACCGCATCAATTTTAAAAGCGGCCGCAGCGCCAGAACTTCCTTCTTCCCTCTGGGGAATGGCGGCGGAGCCTCGCTTGTCGCTGCGCAGCTTCACACCGGGAGAACCCACCAGATCAGGGTGCATCTCAGGGCGCACGGGCATCCTCTGGCATCTGACTGGCTCTACGGAGACAGGTCTGACGACAGACAGCTGACTCTTTTTGCAAAATATATGAATTTTATTGACATAGACGGCACTCGTGTTATCCTATACGCCGAACTTAGCCGATTTATGACAGATACCTTAAAAAAATTCGGGATCGATAAAGATACCGCTTGCAAAATAAGGGAAGTTGTCTTATAA
- a CDS encoding fumarate hydratase → MELKNAMLELLRRASTDLAPDVEKAIRQAYKNEDEGTSAKNVFGTIVENIELAREASTPLCQDTGSIICYVDFPIGESEKKYREALEWAAIEATKLQYLRPNAVDPITGKNTGNNIGINAPYMHFHQWDKPEVRVRVMLKGGGSENVGAQYRLPDAALKAGRDLKGVRKVIIDAVHKAQGYGCAPGIIGVGIGGDRVTSYALSKEQFFRTLGEKSDNPELAKLEEGLLEDLNKLKIGPMGFGGKTTVLGVNIGLQHRHPATYYVAISYTCWAYRRKTMIIKGSEVSYD, encoded by the coding sequence ATGGAACTTAAAAACGCTATGCTGGAACTGCTCCGCAGAGCCTCCACTGACCTTGCACCGGATGTGGAGAAAGCGATCAGGCAGGCCTACAAAAATGAGGACGAGGGAACATCCGCGAAAAACGTTTTCGGCACTATCGTCGAAAACATCGAACTGGCAAGGGAAGCATCCACGCCCCTCTGTCAGGACACGGGTTCGATAATCTGTTATGTTGACTTTCCCATTGGCGAAAGCGAAAAGAAATACCGTGAGGCTCTTGAGTGGGCAGCAATTGAGGCTACCAAGCTTCAGTACCTCCGCCCCAATGCGGTTGATCCCATCACAGGCAAAAACACAGGCAACAACATCGGCATAAACGCCCCCTACATGCACTTTCACCAGTGGGACAAACCAGAAGTAAGAGTGAGAGTAATGCTCAAAGGCGGCGGCTCCGAAAACGTGGGCGCTCAGTACAGGCTGCCGGATGCTGCGCTTAAAGCAGGCCGCGACCTTAAAGGCGTTCGCAAAGTAATCATCGACGCAGTTCACAAAGCACAAGGCTACGGCTGCGCACCCGGAATAATCGGTGTCGGAATCGGCGGCGACAGGGTGACAAGCTATGCCCTCTCAAAAGAACAGTTTTTCCGCACACTCGGCGAAAAGAGCGATAACCCCGAACTCGCCAAGCTTGAGGAAGGCCTCCTTGAGGATCTGAATAAGCTGAAAATCGGCCCCATGGGCTTCGGCGGCAAAACAACGGTTCTCGGAGTAAACATAGGCCTTCAGCACAGACACCCCGCCACCTACTACGTTGCAATATCATACACCTGTTGGGCTTACCGCAGGAAAACCATGATTATCAAAGGAAGCGAGGTGAGCTATGATTAA